From a region of the Actinomycetota bacterium genome:
- a CDS encoding response regulator transcription factor: protein MTDPINVLVIDDDQSIVEMIKMGLEMDNMRVFGAADGGEGIEVLASESIDVVILDIMMPRVDGWMALMEIRNNPDTAGIPVIMLSAKTQDLAKILAFKQGVQQYVTKPFSVLELSARVESLAKSRRIKPSQTTSTDGDFRKLAVRKGGRIALLAIEDIVLLSARNKSTYAHTFENQYLVDMTLTELETRLAKENFVRAHRAFMINLDKVKEILREEGAYVVVVGDRDETRIPVSRRQTRAFREAVGI, encoded by the coding sequence ATGACTGACCCGATTAATGTTTTAGTGATCGATGACGATCAATCGATCGTTGAGATGATCAAAATGGGCCTCGAAATGGATAACATGCGTGTGTTCGGCGCCGCGGACGGCGGCGAGGGCATAGAGGTCCTGGCCAGTGAGTCGATCGATGTCGTCATTCTCGACATAATGATGCCTCGTGTGGACGGCTGGATGGCCTTGATGGAGATCCGCAACAACCCTGATACGGCCGGCATCCCCGTGATAATGCTGAGCGCCAAGACCCAGGATCTGGCGAAGATCCTCGCTTTCAAGCAGGGTGTGCAGCAGTATGTGACAAAACCGTTTAGCGTATTAGAGCTCTCAGCGCGGGTCGAGAGCCTTGCGAAAAGCAGGCGCATCAAGCCGAGTCAGACCACCTCCACCGATGGCGATTTCAGAAAGCTTGCCGTCAGAAAAGGCGGCAGGATCGCCCTGCTCGCCATCGAGGATATTGTCTTGCTCTCTGCGCGCAACAAGTCCACGTATGCCCACACCTTTGAAAACCAGTATCTCGTCGACATGACACTAACGGAGCTTGAAACGCGGCTCGCCAAGGAGAACTTCGTTCGCGCACACCGGGCGTTCATGATCAACCTCGACAAGGTTAAGGAGATTTTGCGGGAAGAGGGCGCGTACGTTGTTGTAGTCGGCGATCGCGATGAGACCCGGATTCCTGTTTCCAGGCGACAAACACGCGCGTTCAGGGAGGCGGTCGGCATATAG
- the gltA gene encoding NADPH-dependent glutamate synthase has product MPERPADERIADFGEVALGYTEEQARMEASRCLQCKNAVCREGCPVDIDIKGFIGHIISGNYAAGVSVLKERNALPAVCGRVCPQEEQCEVVCVLAKKGEPVAIGRLERWLGDYDMSCRIDERCVPAAGEATGFRCAVVGSGPAGLACAGELARMGHEVTIFESLHALGGVLTYGIPEFRLPKQIVQAEIDSLVQMGVKMECGVVIGASVTVDELLAEEGFDAVFIGSGAGLPVFMGIPGENLNGVYSANEFLTRVNLMRAYEFPKADTPVWRGRKVAVVGGGNVAMDAARTAIRLGAEEVFLVYRRTQDEMPARHEEVHHASAEGVVFKMLCSPTEIVGHEGFVTGIVATRMELGEPDSSGRRAPVCVLGSEFVIDCDTVIMAVGTRANPLLSKAAPSLELNKWGYILTDNEGATSMPGVFAAGDIVTGAATVISAMGAAKTAAIAMDSWLRDR; this is encoded by the coding sequence ATGCCGGAGCGTCCCGCCGATGAGCGCATAGCGGATTTCGGCGAAGTCGCTCTCGGCTACACGGAAGAGCAGGCTCGCATGGAGGCGTCCCGATGCTTGCAGTGCAAAAACGCGGTGTGCCGCGAAGGATGTCCGGTCGACATAGACATCAAGGGCTTTATCGGCCACATCATCTCGGGTAATTACGCGGCTGGCGTGTCTGTGCTGAAGGAGCGAAACGCGCTGCCCGCAGTTTGCGGCCGCGTCTGTCCGCAGGAAGAGCAGTGCGAAGTCGTTTGCGTGCTCGCCAAAAAAGGCGAACCGGTGGCGATAGGGCGGCTTGAGCGCTGGCTCGGCGATTACGACATGAGCTGCCGGATAGATGAGCGTTGCGTTCCGGCCGCAGGAGAGGCAACCGGCTTTCGATGCGCGGTTGTCGGATCCGGTCCTGCCGGCCTTGCGTGCGCGGGTGAGCTGGCGCGCATGGGACATGAGGTCACGATATTCGAGTCGCTGCATGCTCTAGGCGGGGTGCTGACCTACGGCATCCCCGAATTTCGCCTGCCCAAGCAGATCGTGCAGGCCGAGATCGACTCGCTTGTCCAGATGGGCGTCAAGATGGAGTGCGGAGTCGTCATCGGCGCTAGCGTGACCGTCGATGAGCTGCTCGCCGAGGAGGGCTTCGACGCGGTTTTCATCGGTTCCGGCGCCGGACTTCCGGTGTTCATGGGCATCCCCGGGGAGAACCTCAACGGGGTTTACTCGGCGAACGAGTTTTTGACCAGGGTGAACCTGATGAGAGCGTATGAGTTTCCCAAGGCCGACACTCCGGTATGGCGAGGGCGAAAAGTCGCCGTGGTCGGGGGAGGTAATGTCGCGATGGACGCTGCCCGAACAGCGATACGCCTAGGCGCCGAAGAGGTGTTTTTGGTGTACAGGCGCACGCAAGACGAGATGCCCGCTCGACACGAAGAGGTCCACCACGCGAGCGCGGAGGGCGTCGTATTCAAGATGCTCTGCTCGCCGACGGAGATTGTGGGTCACGAAGGGTTTGTGACGGGCATTGTCGCTACTCGTATGGAACTTGGAGAGCCCGATTCCAGCGGACGGCGGGCTCCCGTCTGTGTGTTGGGTTCTGAATTTGTGATCGACTGCGACACTGTGATCATGGCGGTGGGCACAAGGGCGAATCCGTTGCTCTCGAAGGCCGCGCCCTCGCTAGAGCTCAACAAGTGGGGCTACATTCTCACAGATAACGAGGGCGCCACCAGTATGCCCGGCGTCTTTGCCGCCGGCGATATTGTCACCGGCGCCGCGACGGTTATCTCGGCGATGGGGGCGGCCAAAACAGCGGCTATCGCCATGGACAGTTGGCTGAGAGACCGATAG
- a CDS encoding sulfide/dihydroorotate dehydrogenase-like FAD/NAD-binding protein → MFPVIGKRQLSDTVFELCVEAPRLARKVRAGQFLIVRVDEDGERVPFTFSDWSAEEGWIRFIFMRVGKTTHKMSHLDVGDTISDLVGPLGIPTHLDGLGRIAVVGGGVGAAVAYPVARAMADAGNEVTVILGARTKDLLILREEFEALGLSRLIVVTDDGSAGEKGLVTAPLKRLALAGEIDQAMAIGPAIMMKFCAATAKEQGIPCTVSLNPIMVDGTGMCGACRVSVGDEMKFGCVDGPDFDGWKVDFEELMSRQRVYVDAERESDAEYSRGCACHL, encoded by the coding sequence ATGTTTCCTGTCATTGGTAAGCGGCAACTGTCGGACACGGTGTTTGAGCTTTGCGTCGAGGCACCGCGCCTTGCCCGCAAGGTTCGCGCGGGTCAGTTTCTCATCGTGCGTGTCGACGAGGACGGGGAGAGGGTGCCCTTCACCTTCTCGGACTGGTCTGCCGAGGAAGGCTGGATACGCTTCATCTTCATGCGGGTCGGGAAGACCACGCATAAGATGTCGCACCTGGATGTTGGGGACACGATCTCCGATCTCGTGGGGCCGCTCGGTATCCCGACGCACCTCGATGGCCTTGGACGGATAGCCGTTGTCGGCGGCGGAGTCGGGGCTGCCGTGGCGTACCCGGTCGCTCGGGCTATGGCCGATGCCGGCAACGAGGTCACTGTGATTCTCGGCGCTCGGACGAAAGATCTCCTGATCCTTCGCGAGGAGTTCGAGGCGCTGGGGCTAAGCAGGCTCATTGTGGTGACGGATGATGGCTCCGCTGGCGAGAAGGGTCTTGTTACCGCTCCGCTAAAAAGGCTGGCTTTGGCCGGCGAGATAGATCAGGCGATGGCGATTGGCCCGGCGATCATGATGAAGTTTTGCGCCGCGACCGCTAAGGAACAGGGGATTCCGTGCACCGTCTCGCTCAACCCGATCATGGTCGACGGCACAGGAATGTGCGGTGCTTGCAGGGTCAGTGTGGGCGATGAGATGAAGTTCGGATGCGTCGACGGACCGGACTTCGACGGCTGGAAGGTGGATTTCGAGGAGCTGATGAGCCGTCAGAGAGTGTATGTGGATGCGGAACGTGAATCTGATGCCGAATATTCTCGGGGGTGCGCGTGTCATCTGTAG